The Janthinobacterium lividum genome has a window encoding:
- a CDS encoding TIGR03862 family flavoprotein: MTNSSSPPFHIAVIGGGPAGLMAAQAAAEQGAKVELFDAMPSVGRKFLLAGRGGMNITHAEGYQAFVSRYARQAHRVKPALDQFGPQKVRDWVHGLGVETFVGSSNRVFPTDMKAAPLLRAWLHRLREAGVQFHMRYRWTGWRDGQLAFATPDGERLCAFDAVILALGGGSWARLGSDGAWVPLLQGQGVAVAALAPANCGFDVDWSEHFSSRHAGEPLATVAITARDIDGCMIKRQGQFVITAGGVEGSLIYALSAALREQIAVEGHTTIWLDLAPDHSHERVFEEVTRPRGARSMSSHLQSRLGIKGVKSGLLRECLGAADFADEAKLAAAIKLLPVTLQRPRPIDEAISSAGGVAFDGIDGSMLRAMPGVFVAGEMLDWEAPTGGYLLTACLAQGKAAGEQAVSWLEEKVNAR; the protein is encoded by the coding sequence CTTCCGTCGGCCGCAAATTCCTGCTGGCGGGGCGCGGTGGCATGAACATCACGCACGCGGAAGGCTACCAGGCTTTCGTCTCGCGCTACGCCAGGCAGGCGCACAGGGTAAAACCGGCGCTGGACCAGTTTGGCCCGCAGAAGGTGCGCGACTGGGTGCACGGCCTGGGCGTGGAGACCTTTGTCGGCTCGTCGAACCGCGTCTTCCCGACTGACATGAAGGCCGCGCCCTTGCTGCGCGCCTGGCTGCACCGCTTGCGCGAAGCGGGCGTGCAATTCCACATGCGCTACCGCTGGACGGGCTGGCGCGATGGCCAGCTGGCCTTTGCCACGCCGGACGGCGAACGCCTGTGCGCATTCGACGCCGTGATCCTGGCCTTGGGCGGCGGCAGCTGGGCGCGGCTGGGATCGGACGGCGCCTGGGTGCCGCTGCTGCAAGGGCAGGGCGTGGCCGTGGCAGCGCTGGCGCCGGCCAATTGCGGCTTCGATGTGGACTGGAGCGAGCATTTCAGCAGCCGCCATGCGGGCGAACCGCTGGCGACCGTGGCCATCACGGCGCGCGACATCGACGGCTGCATGATCAAACGTCAGGGGCAGTTTGTCATCACGGCGGGCGGCGTCGAGGGCAGCCTGATTTATGCGCTGTCGGCCGCGCTGCGCGAGCAGATCGCGGTTGAGGGCCACACCACCATCTGGCTCGACCTGGCGCCTGACCATAGTCATGAACGCGTGTTCGAGGAAGTCACGCGTCCCCGTGGTGCCCGTTCCATGTCCAGCCATTTGCAAAGCCGGCTGGGCATCAAGGGCGTGAAATCGGGCTTGCTGCGCGAATGCCTGGGCGCGGCCGACTTTGCCGACGAAGCCAAGCTGGCTGCTGCCATCAAGCTGCTGCCCGTCACCTTGCAGCGCCCGCGCCCCATCGATGAAGCCATCAGCAGCGCCGGCGGCGTGGCCTTCGACGGCATCGACGGCAGCATGCTGCGCGCGATGCCGGGCGTGTTTGTCGCTGGTGAAATGCTGGACTGGGAAGCGCCGACGGGCGGCTACCTGCTGACGGCCTGCCTGGCGCAAGGCAAGGCGGCCGGCGAGCAGGCGGTCAGTTGGCTGGAAGAGAAAGTTAATGCCAGATAA